Below is a window of Amphiprion ocellaris isolate individual 3 ecotype Okinawa chromosome 15, ASM2253959v1, whole genome shotgun sequence DNA.
TCCCCCTGGCCAGCACAGGTGACTACTGTGTTAGACATAGTGGTTAAAGCAGAATTTTGTCTTCTTCACTGGCTCAGTCAcaccatttttaaactttttaatcaaaaaattgaATAGATTAATAAGACCTACAGTTGTAGTAACCTTTCAACTTTGAGCTGACTGAATTTAatgtgatgatttttaaaagctGATTAAAAATACCTCATTtgggaagagagaaaaatgataatttatcTTGGAACAGTGACTGAATACTGCTTGATTGGGATGTTAgattcctttaaaaatacaattcaacttCCTTAAACATCAACAAGCCACCCTAAATTCTCAGAGGAACAGGACTCTCAGTTTGtttacctattttttttttgtgtgtgttacaaTCCAagcttttttctacttttgtcaCTTATTAGATGTTGTGAATTCACTGACTGAAGGTTAGCATCATACATTTTCTATGTATCTTTGTGTTATCTGCATTACCAGCCAAGTGCAACAGGAGAACAAAAGACTAAACCAACGCAGAACAGCGTCAGAGAGCTGAGAGGACTCGGCCTGTCTCCTGATCTGGTGAGTCACCTTCTGTTACACATGAGTATATTTTATACAtaatttgtgttcaaaacacAGGGTGGTATTTTTTAGATGTGGAAGCCCATTGAGTTCAATCCTCAGATCACGAGTATCTTTTACCCTTAAATGCATACTGCGAATCTTTTAGCAAGCTGGGACAATATTGCATCTTGTCAGATTTATCAATTTTGTCTCAATGGTATTCCAACTATTTGTCTTTGGCAAgttgtcaaaatgtcaaaaatgataaacagcattatttttctatttgtttttatcctttaaaTCTGAGGTACTGCATGTGAGTGATAGTgggtaatgttttttttccatttagacCTCATAATGGTGCTGTCATCTTGCtgatacaataaataaatacagacaaaatgaTTAATAGACCTGTGTTTATTAGCTCATTGTCATACCAACATGACAGTGCAGCACCTGAATTTCAGGTCTGCTGCAGAAGTGCACTTTCTTTGGACATTGGACGATTTTGAGGACAAACCTTTGCAAATGAAGAGTAACCCGAGTCTGCTGGTGGTCAGGAattagtgtttgttttagtAAAAGCAGGTCTGGAGCATGAAAATGTCACAGCTAGTTCAGATGGTACATGCTCTGAATGGTATAACCGTGAAGATGTATCCAATTAGTGGTCAAGTTAGATTTCCAGGCCAAATTTCTGGATATAGAATAAGTGGAAACATGCGCTCTCATGGAAATGATTGGCCTTCAGCTACTGTGGCCACAGCTGTAGAAGAGGAAAGGGATTTCCAAAAGTTGACGGAAGCTCTAAAAGTCTTTAGTTTGTCCAGAATCAAAACCATTTCAgttaaaaaactgcaacaaaaagtcTGTCCATCCACACTTAACTGCATGACTGTTTGTGCCCAACCACAAGTTCATTAAGCACAAACACATGATGGAGCTGACATTCTGAAAGGATTACAagcaatttaattttaatatagAGCTAAATCTTGCTTTTGTAAGTCATATAATAAAAAACACCCACGTGTTCAATTGTTAAAGCAGGAATTTAACAAGAGGTAGAATGTATTGTTCAGTCCACTGATCACAGTAACATGCTGAGGTTATAAGATCACAATGACAGTGTGCATTACTAAAACTGAGTTTTGGTCAATGAGATGCATTTATTTAACTTCAGAGTGTTAacagtttaatttagtttattcAGTAAAATACATAGAGCATATTAGTGTTGGGCTTTTGTATCATAATTACCAATGATTTCTGGTAGATGATGTAACTACATCTGACAGTGGATGGCCGGTATACCCAATCTCATACCACAGCTGCTGCTTATCAGGCAATGTTTGCTCATTAAACAGAAGCTGCTTGGTTATACCAACAACACTAAAAAGATTCAGGAGACTTAGACTGACAAAATGCATAACTACAACAGAGTTTCAAGTGAGTATTTACAGGTACTAACTATATAAATTCACATGTGAAATTGTGTGCAGCCTGCTAGGTGGAACTATACCGATCACGCATatcattatgaccacctgcctaatactgtgttggtctcctttatgctgctaaaactcctctgacccagtggggcatggacacagaacctctggggatgtcctgtggcaccaggatggtggcagtgaattctgtaggtcttgtgggttgcagggtgggacctacctagatcaggcttatcctggcacatcccacagatgctcagttaGATTTGAATCTGTGGAGTGTGGAACctgggtgaacaccttagctctgttaTGTTCCCAAGGCCACTCCTGAGCACTTTTTGCGGGGTgtcagggtgcattgtcctgctgagggtgacagctggcatcaaggactgctgttgccatggggggtgggggggttgcttgacctgcaatgtttaggtgggtggtacttGTCAACCATCCacatcaattcaattcaattcaattttatttatatagcgccaattacagtcaaattgtctcgagacgctttacagaacccatatgcctgacccccagagcaagccaaaaggcgacagtggcaaggaaaacacccttttaacagggaaaaaaaacctcgagcagaacccggctctaatgtggggggacccatctgcctgctggccgggcgggaatgtcaggactcaaggtttcccagcagaacattgcattataacaagatgttattcacttcacccatcagtggtcataatgttgtgcctGATTGGTGTAGATTTCTCTCACTTGTAGCTGACTGAGCAGGTGGACACAGCAGTAGAATCAAAGAGTAGCAGCAGGCATATGAAGAACAGATAATTCTGTCAGGTTGCATAGGTCAGGATTGTCACCTGGAAAAGTCAATACAAAAATCAAGGAGACAAGTCTCAGCACTTCATACTGTATGACACACTGTGTCTAAGCTTAGGGCTTAGTCATCAGTGCATCacagtcattttatttattgtccaTGTcaaatcactgtttttttttcttttgtttgtctttggcTACAATGTCCCAGTTTCCCCAGAGAGCTCACTAAAGCGTCTCTTCTTTACTGACAGATTATGTGCCGCTGTTCAACCGCTCTGGAGAACTCTGTGAAAGAAAAGATCTCAATGTTCTGCCATGTAGAACCTGAACAAGTAGGTCAAGCACATCAGCTTTGATCAAACAGCACCAAGGCTCTTTCGGCAACACTAAACTCTCTGATCTGTCCGGCTTCAGGTCATCTGCGTGCACGACGTGTCGTCCATCTACAGAGTACCGTTACTGCTGGAGGACCAAGGCGTGGTGAGCTACCTGAGCAGGAGGCTTAATATGCCCATAGAGACCAGACCCAGGAGAATGCTGACTAAGTGGAAGGAGATGTCTGACAGGTAAGTCAGCAGCGGAAGTCAAAAAGCTAACTGATGCTGAAAAATGCTCCTCTGTGGGTTCTTTCCACAGAGATTGAATAAGTGCACTCCAGAGAAGGTCAAACAGTATACTAATAGCCATGTTGTCCTCACAGGTCAGACCGACTGCTGGAGCATTGCTCTATAGCACTGGTGGGAAAGTACACCAAGTTCTCTGACTCCTATGCTTCTGTTATAAAGGCTCTGGAGCACTCAGCTCTGGCCATCAGCCATAAATTGGAGGTTAAGGTAAGTACATAATGTTGTCAAACTCCACTGATCCTGATCACATTTGTATGCATATGGAAATATGAGCtacaaacaaaatcaaatacCCCCACTACAGAGATGACCATTAAATTTTGTTGCTACATTTCCCATGATGATTTGGgaaatgtaaacaataaataatgcaGTAAATAATATTGCTGTGGATCCAGTCATTTGAACAGCTTCTTTAGCCTgcatttgatgtcatttttttttaactggcaCAAATAAAAGTATGCAACAATCATGATTAGGAGTTTCTGTTTGCCATGTAGCCATGGATGTTGTGGACTTCTAAAGAAACATCTTTTCATGATTTTTGAGAGGATTTATGGTCATGTTTATTATACTATTAATTGATTCTGGTCCCAGTCTGTAGTGTTCATTACTCATCTTCCAGAACAAAGTCAGTAATTCTGTGCTTTTAGACAGAAGAATTTGGTGGTAGCTGGTGCTTTTGGGGACATGGAACACCACATGAAAAGTCAATGTGACATTCACTACACTATATAGAAATTCAGTAATCAAGTGTTGGCTGTGTGTGCATCATAATACAGTGGTCCTTAACGGTTTTGATGATGAATGTATTCTTTTGAATTAGTTTAAGCTGCTTAAAGAggaaggggctgcacagtggctagcactgttgccttgcagctagaagatcccaagTTTGTATCCCGACCTGGAcctgatctttctgcatgttccatgttctccctgtgcatacgtgggttttctctgggttctccagcttcctcccacagtccaaaaacatgcgcaggttaattggtaactctaagttgtccatagatgtgaatatgagtgtgattgtttgtctctatgtgtagtcctgtgatagacttgtgacctgtccagggtgtcccctgccttcaccctaagtcagctgggatagattccagcccctCGCGACCCTAATgtggattaagcagtgtatagataatggatggaaggatAGATCCTGGCAGAGCCCTGCCTATACTGCCATCTACTGGTTACTCCATGATCTGCCcctgttaatttttttgttggcAATAGGTGTCTTGCATGTCGCTGTGGATAAGTCATATTTCCAGTTTCCAGAGTATGCTGCTCATTACACCCACTCTCACTTAAAGAatgtaaattacaaaaaattacatcCATTGCTGTTACCTGAATAGTAGAATATTAGAAGTTAATTTGTCAGTTGATGGTCCAGGTGCCATGAAACCATATCGGAAGATGAAGGCACAATAATATTATGTGATAGAAAGAGTCAAACCGTTGGGAAAAACGATGTAAAAACCATCATTAAAATTCCATGTTCTTGTCTCTCCAGTGAACCCAAACCTTCAATGTATGTTGAAGTTGAAGGCTTTGTGTACCTCATGATAACAGCTACCAACTTATCATCTGCATTAAAACATACCAACTAACCTGTGTCCATCTCTTGTTCCCAGTATATAGACTCTGCATATTTGGAACCCTGTACTCTGCAGGAGGAGCCAGTAAAATACCACGAGGCATGGCAGAAACTCTGCAGCTCTGAGTGAGTGCTACATATGCCGAGGACGTCTTGGCCTGATAGGAGATGCAGCCTGGATATTCAAAGAACAGTTTAATCAACATGACAATTTTTCCCCGTTGTCCACAGTGGCATCCTGGTCCCAGGAGGTTTTGGCGTCAGGGGAACTGAAGGAAAGATTCATGCCATTAACTGGgccaggaaacagaaaaaacccTTCCTCGGTACAGGATAGCTGTCAGGATAATACATGATCACACACTGTTCAACAATATCTTACTTCATATGTCATGTAAATGAATAGCAGCATCAGTAACACACCACTCGACACATGTTCATGTTTCTGCAGGAGTGTGTCTTGGAATGCAGCTAGCTGTATGTGAATTTGCCAGGAATGTGCTCGGCTGGGCAGGTAATAttaatgctgtaattttttttttttttaatgttaaaggaGACCTGGTATAGACTGACCTCTTTGCAAAATCATCAAGATTTAGTGGTGATATCTGTGTATATCCACTCCTCTCGATGTGACTGAGTGTGACTTTGGAGGAGACACACAAAACGCTTTGAAGAAATGTGACATCTTGCAATACTGGCAAGCAGTAAAGCTGCCAGTGATTTCCACAGTGCCAGGACTGTAGCATGTGGAGGTTACAGATGTGCTAAAACAACCAATAGGATTAGTGCACAGTATTAGAGTTACATGACCAACCACACATTCAGGAGCTGAGGGGAAGAGTACAGTTAATAGGCTGAAGCAGTTAATGGAGTTATCTAGGTGAATGTAGGTCTAATCTACATGAGAGATGGCCCTATCAGCTGTTATCTGCCTCTACATCAGCCCCGATGGCTCACTAAATAATGAGCAAGTATATGGATTGAAATTGCATAAATAAGTGTTAATCAGTTATCATAACAGGCATCCAGTTGATCTGTTTACCTTTATCTAGGTAGCAGTGGCTAGTGATTGCTCACAGCGTAACTGATTGCACATGTTTCTGTTTCGCACTTAGATGCCAATTCAACAGAATTCGACCCAGAATCAAAATATCCTGTGGTAAgtttttcaaaacacaaaaataaactgagTCCTACATAATCTACAAAGTGTATTAGATTCAGATTCTTTTATTGAATGATTGCAGGTGATTGATATGCCAGAACACAACCCCGGGCAGATGGGCGGCACCATGAGGCTAGGAAAGAGACGAACCATTTTCAAAACCAGCAACAGTGTGCTCCGTAAGATGAGCTTTGAATTCACTGTGAAGCAGCTGTTGATGTGTTGTTGCACTGTGCTTACAGCTGCTCTGTATTCCAGGCAAGCTTTATGGAGATACAGAATATGTGGATGAAAGGCACAGACATCGCTTTGAGGTTTGTTCACCACTCATTTCACCATCATAAAAAAAGATACTGTTGACAagtgtattttttaactttGCATGTCATTGCACAGGTCAATCCTGAGCTGAAGAGTCACTTTGAAGAGAAGGGATTCCGCTTCGTAGGTCAGGatgtggaaggagagaggaTGGAGGTCATAGAGCTGGATGGTAAGGAAAACCAACATTGAATtattttcagggtttttaaatgtcaacagTTTGTCTTCAGACTTCTGCATCTCTCAGTTCATGGTGATTCTGGACTTATAGTGGTCCTGTTAAGGTGACTAGCACGACTGGAGAGTAACAGAATATATGGAACAGACTTACGTAATCAGAATCCAATAAAATGGTAACTATTCGTTAAAATTGCAGAGGAGAAAAGATGCAATCATACTGCTGATACATTTAGTAACGAGAAAAGCACTTGGAGAGcccagtactccgccaaggctgttcatttcccCCATATGGaattgtcagaaatacagcatttttttatttttttatttttttttgtagaaatgcagcatgtgtttattagttactggtgatcagaaatcacggcaacatagagtgtgttcatttaatatagatgtccccacaaacaaaataaccttgcactgagcacaagcgtgtgttatgcatgtgcatgttatgtacggataccgaatcgtgtgacctaaagcTGTAGCGGATGAAGGGAATTggtgggactcggaaacacccccacaatttaatcaactgttccttgtatcatttccgacacataagtccgcagcagtggattaatagtaggattgcaatcatgtgatcgtcagcaggcagctgacgtagtgttcacttgttgtcatagttacagtgatgctgtgccactattttacagtgatacagaaatctttaacaaatccatggatccagactataagccgcatcactgccaaaatctaatcacttggtccttgtgtcatttctgacattccccgaaaatttcatccaaatccatttatcaatttttgagtgattttgcggacagacaaaccaacgctgattgtcacattactccactgcattccttggcggaataaaaatggtattaGTAGGATTAAATTTTTAAGCTCAAGAACCATATCCTATGCCAGGATTGCCAGTTGTCACACTTGTGGCATGAGACACTCTGTTCTCAGTTTGTCTAAGTCAACAAATCAACACTGGTTTATAGACAgcgtaaaaacacatttcacatgCATGTAGTTGACAGGGGTGCACACACAGAACTCCTtcactgtgtatatatatatatctaccTGTGTATTCATACATTTATACCTGCAATATCAGCCAGCAGCAGGATTCATAGGAGCATCTTCCAATTAAGACAGTTGTGCACATTTATGCAGATGGGACAACAgtgtaacttcattaattagaCTACTTATAATTAGAATTGATCCCAGAGACAGGATTGATCAGGATCTAAAAAAATCAATGACACTGTGTACTTCACATCAGACAGCTTGGTATTGTAAAGTAAGGTAAAGATACAAGTTACATTCCTTTAGTATTGTAATTCCTATGTTACTGGCTGCATTTTTGAACAAGTAATTAGTAACCATGGTGACTACACACTGTTGGTTTGCGTATAGTTATTTCAAGAGGATCCATTATGCTTGAGTAAATTAACCATGACATTTCGACATTAACATTTTGGCTCCTACTAAAATGCCTTTAAAGGATATCAAAATTTCTTCTCTGCAGGAAAGACCCTACGCTTTCTAAAAAATCGAATTCTTCATTTTCAGATCACCCATATTTCATTGGAGTGCAGTACCACCCTGAGTTCACCTCTCGCCCCATCAAACCATCCCCTCCTTACCTTGGTTTGCTGCTGGCTGCTGCAGGAAAGCTGCAGAGCTGCTTACAGAAGGGCTGCCGTCTGTCTCCACGGTAAACAGATTACCGTACATGTGTCACCTTACTCATGCATTCAAAGAACGCACACTAACTGAGGACTGTTTTTCCGATACAGGGACACGTACAGCGACCGGAGCGGCAGTAGCACACCAGACTCAGAGATATCGGAACTGAAATTGCCTTCTATCTCAAGTGAATGATGTATAGAACATCTGTTTTAGTCGGAGGCGCTGTGCAGTAAATGTCTTTTATAAACTGAGTCATATCTGAATAGAATTGTAAACTAAACCCCTCTTCTGCTTCTCTAATGCTGTCTACAGTGTTTCAGACTCATTGGAGGTGAACTGTGGACTCACATAAACACTtataatgctgcatttctcGTCAATGCAGAACTGACCTCAGACAGCTGTGAATTAAGTATTGAGTTTCCTGTTGCCTTTATATGTCAGTTAACTCTGCCTGCACTGAGGTTGAACTGACTTCACCTGTCTCGTGTGATATGCTGATCCAGTACCACCGAGTTCTCCACCTGTATATTGTGGCCTTTTATTAAATGGGTACTGTTTCATGGAGCTACAACTGTGTCAagccattttaacatttaatagctGAATTTGACTggagtaaaattacagataaacaaTATCATTGTCACTAGTCACAATTACACTGACTATATAGAATTTTTTAGAATTGCTATATCTATAGCTTCATTCTGACCCATCAGAACGACACTGATATCTGTATTTCAGTTTGGATTAGTCAGAATAATAATTCCAGACATCTCAAAGGTTATTCTGAATTGTGATGATGCTGCTCATGCAAGGCTTCTCATTGGAAATTGATCCAGCAACACATTTAAACAGTGTTCGCAGAAGTAGTAACATTTGCTGTGGAGGGTAAGATTGTTAGGATATAGGAAAAACTTATCAGTAAGGAGTTTGTGGAGAATGAGAGCTACATTTATCAGAGACATGGGGCCAAAATTTCTTTGAACTTTGGTCTCAGGCTGCTCTGACATGGTGCTACAACAGCTGCCATATGTAGTGAATTATGTGAAACTCTACATTAATCTCTGAAAAGCAAGCCGCTCCTGCAGCTTCGGACacagttaaagatttctgcagtCACTTTGCTGTCAGATTCTAATTCAAGACATCTTATTGCATTTTGATGAGTTGGAGTTCCTACAGTGCCACTTTGTTCCCTGCCCAGTTGGTGCCACTTTGTCTCTGTAGTCAAGCTCTAGTGGAATagtaaacatttaaattcacaGCTTCTTACAGCTTCAGCCACCTTGTAACATTCCCATTATCTGGCCCGTTTTTGTCCATctacactgtttgttttttttgtttttttaattgggATAGATATACCATTTAGAAATGTCAGATCATTGGTGAGCACTGAGgcactggcatttttcttccACTTCAAAAAATCCACAGCAATTTTCTGATATTAGCCAGAAGTGGtgtactttttttccccccacagctGCAGATGCCTTGAAAGGATTTACAATCTGGGTTATAATTATGACCATTAATAAAATAGATATTAGAAACTGAAATTGCTCAAGATGTCCAATGAGAAACCCTGAACACAATGTGATTCTGAAATGTTCTATTCAACAGCTGATTTACCGATAGCTGCAGCACATATCCAGTCTAGCTAGTAAACAGAAGTTTGGCATGTGTGGCTTATTTTCATGTTGGTATTGGAATATTTTCATAGGAAGTGACAATGGAATATAATAAAAGGATTTCCAACAACAGCCGAGTCAGTTTTATTACATTCAAGTTTACAGAATTGCCTGCTGATACAATACCAAAATTCACCTTTCACAGATCTGTCATTTCACAGCTCCTATAGTGCTGTTATTCCAATGCCATTACACATTCATGTTTTACAGGCAAGTCAGTCAAAGATGAGTCTTGCAACTTGCCCCTACAGTTTGCAGTTCTGGATGTGGATCCAACATGGCAAGGGACCTGAAATTACAAAAACCCCAGTTATTCCAGTTCAATGGCACGTGCAGAACGCATTCATTAACACTTGATCTCAGTCCCATATCCGCAAGCTTCATCCAACAGTCACATTGTATAAGTGGTCATCATGGATCAAAAAATGAACGTGCCATCTGACAAGTTTGATATATACATACCTTCACAACGATGTCAAGGCAGATGCCCACGTAGTCTTGTGGTGCCAGCCTGAGATCATGAACAGTTTGATGCCTGGAAGGAAAGAGCCATTACACTTGTGACACAACGTGACCTCCATCCGCCTCATTAACAGGACATCTGTAGGACAGCTGAGTGGCTGCTGATGGCAGAAAGGGGGCCACAACAGTCAAAGACCACCCAATTTTCTTGCATGCACTTGGAGAACCATGAGCTACAAACAAGCCCAGGTACTTAGGATAGCATGCCATTAAGGCCACATCATTGAGGAACAAATGTTACCTGAACATGAGCAGTCTTCATCTAGTCGCTTTATAGTCAGCCGATGACTGTCACCTATGAGGGAGGAGACTATtagcaatttaaaaaacacacatgtcTAAAAATTTTAGGAAACATGGCTCAGCAAAATAAAGAGTCTCAATCAAGACCAATGTCAGTGAGGGCAAGTGTGTCATCACAGCCAGAACCATTCCACTTGAGGACATGGCTCAACATTTACCTGCATATGACGCTCTGACTTCCATGGTATGCTTTTGCACCTTTGGAATTTCCAAATATCTGCAGGAAAACAGAATAAGGCAAGTTAATACCATAGTTATATTCTGAATAGGCTTTACTGAGGATGAATCCTGTGATTACATCCAAGTGTCCTTCCCCTAAATGTTGCTGGAGCAGTTACAGTTGAACTGAACAGCGACCGTCGGTGAAAGTCTTCATCTTGGCTTCCGTTTGACCGTTCACTGCTACATGAGAGCATGAACGGCTTCGATAGGAGCCTGTTATGAATGCAGCAGATTGAAGACCATACAGTAAAACTCACCTGTCTTATTTGCATATGTCCATTGTTGGACATGCTGGGTAAGGCTGTCATTTCTGGATGAGCCTGTGCAGAAGAGCAAAGTGTGTGTTCAAAACCTGCACATAAAGTTTCTAAACAAATCAGAATTTCTGATTTTTAAAGCAATAGGGTGAACTACTTGAGgcttgaaaacaacaaaaactgacttCACATATTGAGTGTAGTAAAGTGTTTGCCTGTTTTACCAACCTTCGAGTGTCTCTTCTCTTGTTTAAGAAATACAAAATCCTTTACTGGCTAGTTTAATCCACCAAGGTACTTCAATTGCTTTACCATGTTTGTAAAGACACCAATGTCCTACACGTTTAAGTCAATATAGTAGTGCTGAAGCATGTATACATGTTAAATAAACAaagtaatataaataaaacgaCTCCAATAAGGACATCAATGGGGCCATTAATAGATCAGAAGCAGCATCCAAGTATTGCGCACGTTTTGCTATCAAGTTAAATATGCTGATACTAATAAATAATCCTTAGGTCTGACACGCTGCATAATGTAAATCCTACATTGCGGCCTTTGGTTTGTTGATAGTATTAATTCAACTTGTGATTTGAAATCGATCAGTTTAGAAATACTGTAGAGTTGGAGGAGCTATGGAAGGCATCGTCTAGTTTTCAAGACAAGGTCATGCCAACACCAGTCACACCAAACCGAACTTAATTAACTGCACGTTAAAGCCATGGTTATCTGAATGAGCGTTTGTCAGTTAGCTGGCCACGTGGTTCACAGGCGTTAGCTTTCAAACCACCACTAAGCTAAGTCATAGTGAACAACCTCTTAGCCTGCTCCAATTTCAAGTTGGTTTAACTTCATAAAGTATGTAGGCGATGTGTGGGCTCTTGTATAAAAGCAAAGCTGCAACAACGCCTATCAGAAAGTATCACTTATACCAGTATAACTACATTAGCTTATTTTAGCTAGCTTACCAAGCTAGCCTGTACTATGTATGTATATACTTCAGCATATTGCTTTCTAAATACAGACTACATGCAAAAGTAATGCGTAAAAAGTAACGCCTAGTCACATCTATACTGAATTTAAATAGAATAACAAGCAACGGTGAATTCTTACCGAAGTGCTCTCTTTGTCGACGTTCCGACTCGTAGAAAACCCGAAGAGGAAGAGGGCGAAAGGCGGCACCCGCTGCCATTATATAGAAACCCCGAGCAGCAGCGGCCCGCTGATTGGCTCAGATTACTCATGCGAACCGCTTGCATGACGGGATATgtatttcttgttgttttcaacCCCTGCTGTTTTACTGTCACTTAGATGCCAACGAAGAGATTTGTACAGGTTGCACAGGCACATACACTTTTTACTGACAAGGACAGAagtttatattatatatatgtatgttgcaataaataaataaattttaaaaaatagagtaATATACAGTACAATCAGCCCAAACTGGGGTCTACTTCAGAACCACGGACAGCAACACTGCTGCCGGTTGCTTGTGGTTTTGAGATAGCATCACTGCAAGTTGTGGTAACTCAAATAAACAGTTGCGAAATATCTCTCTTGCACGAGCATTGTGGTATTTCAAACAAACGGGAGTTTCTGCTGCAAAATCTAAAATTGAGAACTCAAATacggctaaaaaaaaaagaagaaaaaaacagcgtTCTGTTTTCTTACAGCTTAAAATCTCACTAATGCTCTTTGATAGCACAACTGGCTCACTGACCGCAGGTTTCAGGAGTGATCCCGGCTAGTAGAGCATAGGTAAAGCTGTCACATGATTGCTGAGGTCGCTGTGCTCCGCGGCTCCACGCAGcag
It encodes the following:
- the LOC111575784 gene encoding CTP synthase 1, with the protein product MMKYILVTGGVISGIGKGIIASSVGTILKSCGLHVTAIKIDPYINIDAGTFSPYEHGEVFVLDDGGEVDLDLGNYERFLDIRLTRDNNLTTGKIYQSVINKERRGDYLGKTVQVVPHITDAIQEWVVKQAKVPVDDDDVEPQVCVIELGGTVGDIESMPFIEAFRQFQFKVKRENFCNIHVSLIPQPSATGEQKTKPTQNSVRELRGLGLSPDLIMCRCSTALENSVKEKISMFCHVEPEQVICVHDVSSIYRVPLLLEDQGVVSYLSRRLNMPIETRPRRMLTKWKEMSDRSDRLLEHCSIALVGKYTKFSDSYASVIKALEHSALAISHKLEVKYIDSAYLEPCTLQEEPVKYHEAWQKLCSSDGILVPGGFGVRGTEGKIHAINWARKQKKPFLGVCLGMQLAVCEFARNVLGWADANSTEFDPESKYPVVIDMPEHNPGQMGGTMRLGKRRTIFKTSNSVLRKLYGDTEYVDERHRHRFEVNPELKSHFEEKGFRFVGQDVEGERMEVIELDDHPYFIGVQYHPEFTSRPIKPSPPYLGLLLAAAGKLQSCLQKGCRLSPRDTYSDRSGSSTPDSEISELKLPSISSE